The proteins below are encoded in one region of Brachionichthys hirsutus isolate HB-005 chromosome 12, CSIRO-AGI_Bhir_v1, whole genome shotgun sequence:
- the me3 gene encoding NADP-dependent malic enzyme, mitochondrial has protein sequence MNSLPGRVALLLCRPTAAGGLRLSAGSPRLLAAGMAPFLRGVRVCHSGTKTKRSVSTKKRGYDITRNPQLNKGMAFTFEERLQLGIHGLLPPCFLSQDVQVLRVMKSYETRSNPLDKYILLMTLQDRNEKLFYRLLTSDIEKFMPIVYTPTVGLACQQYGLAFRRPRGLFITIHDRGHIATMLNSWPEDNIKAVVVTDGERILGLGDLGSYGMGIPVGKLALYTACGGVGPQQCLPVLLDVGTDNQTLLDDPLYIGLKHRRIRGKEYDELIDEFMQAVTDKYGMDCLVQFEDFANSNAFRILNKYRNRYCTFNDDIQGTASVAVAGILAALRITKNKLLDHTFVFQGAGEAALGIANLLMMAMAKEGVTEEAAAKRIWMVDSRGLIVKGRSHLNHEKEAFAHDHPHLKTLEEVVLTIKPTAIIGVAAIAGAFTEKILRDMASFNERPIVFALSNPTSKAECTAERCYQLTEGRGIFASGSPFDKVVLADGRTFYPGQGNNAYVFPGVALGVIACRVRHITDDVFLTTAEAIADMVTEDHLAEGRLYPPLSTIREVSFKIAVKLVNYAYKHNMASVYPEPKDKEAFVLSHIYSPDYDSFTLDTYSWPQDALTVQDV, from the exons ATGAACTCTCTCCCAGGCAGAGTCGCGCTGCTTCTGTGCAGGCCCACGGCAGCGGGCGGCCTGCGGCTCTCTGCCGGCTCCCCGCGTCTCCTCGCCGCGGGGATGGCGCCCTTCCTCCGGGGTGTGAGGGTCTGCCACTCCGGGACTAAAACCAAGCGCAGCGTCAGCACCAAAAAGCGGGGATACGACATCACCAGAAACCCGCAGCTCAACAAG GGAATGGCATTCACCTTCGAGGAACGCTTGCAGCTGGGCATCCACGGCCTTCTGCCCCCCTGCTTCCTGTCCCAGGACGTTCAGGTGCTGCGGGTCATGAAGAGCTACGAAACCCGCTCCAACCCTCTGGACAA gtACATCCTGCTGAtgacgctgcaggacaggaacGAGAAGCTGTTCTACCGTCTGCTGACGTCGGACATCGAGAAGTTCATGCCCATCGTCTACACTCCCACCGTCGGCCTGGCCTGTCAGCAGTACGGGCTGGCCTTCAGGAGGCCGCG AGGACTCTTCATCACCATCCATGATCGTGGCCACATCGCCACCATGCTGAACTCCTGGCCTGAAGACAATATAAAG GCCGTAGTGGTGACGGATGGGGAGCGTATTCTGGGCCTCGGTGACCTGGGAAGCTACGGAATGGGCATCCCCGTGGGAAAGCTGGCGCTCTACACGGCCTGTGGCGGCGTTGGACCGCAGCAGTGCCTCCCCGTGCTGCTGGACGTCGGCACTGAcaaccag ACCCTGCTCGACGATCCGCTGTACATCGGACTGAAGCACCGGAGGATCCGAGGAAAGGAGTACGACGAGCTGATCGATGAGTTCATGCAGGCAGTGACGGACAA GTACGGGATGGACTGCCTCGTGCAGTTCGAGGATTTCGCTAACAGCAACGCCTTCCGCATCCTCAACAAGTACAGGAATCGGTACTGCACCTTCAACGATGACATCCAAG GCACAGCCTCCGTCGCCGTCGCTGGGATCTTGGCCGCACTGAGGATCACCAAGAACAAACTCTTAGACCACACCTTTGTGTTCCAGGGAGCAGGCGAG GCTGCTCTGGGTATTGCTAACCTGCTCATGATGGCCATGGCCAAAGAGGGGGTCACCGAAGAAGCAGCTGCCAAGAGGATCTGGATGGTGGACTCCAGGGGGCTCATCGTaaag GGGAGAAGCCATCTTAACCACGAAAAGGAGGCGTTTGCTCATGACCACCCACACCTGAAGACGCTGGAGGAGGTTGTGCTCACCATAAAGCCCACTGCAATCATAG GCGTGGCTGCGATTGCAGGAGCATTTACGGAGAAGATCCTCAGAGACATGGCGTCCTTCAACGAGAGGCCGATCGTCTTTGCCCTCAGTAATCCCACCAGCAAAGCGGAGTGTACGGCCGAGCGCTGCTACCAGCTCACGGAG GGCAGGGGGATCTTCGCCAGTGGGAGTCCGTTCGATAAGGTGGTTCTGGCCGATGGCCGGACCTTCTACCCTGGGCAGGGGAACAACGCCTACGTCTTCCCCGGAGTCGCTCTGGGCGTCATAGCCTGTCGAGTGCGTCACATAACGGACGACGTCTTCCTCACCACGGCAGAG GCGATCGCTGACATGGTGACGGAGGATCACCTGGCGGAGGGGAGACTCTACCCCCCCCTCAGCACCATCAGAGAGGTCTCCTTCAAGATCGCGGTGAAG CTTGTTAACTATGCGTACAAACACAACATGGCTTCTGTTTACCCGGAGCCTAAAGACAAGGAGGCGTTCGTGCTGTCTCACATCTACAGTCCGGATTATGACTCCTTCACTCTGGACACGTACTCCTGGCCTCAGGACGCCCTGACGGTCCAGGACGTGTAA
- the LOC137902318 gene encoding immunoglobulin-like domain-containing receptor 1: protein MGNTILLALLLAHLPTELLSIQVIVPETERRTTLFASVILRCDFSTSANPQNVLVTWRYKSFCKDPVLEYYSTAYQAALQLGQDPANDCPDRQRTIRTVIQKSGLSEPILGADYRERRITIQNKADLVIGEVMWWDNGVYFCNIDATGDTSGDSDREVKLIVYHWLTVLLIILGALLLILLFAICCCQCCPQKCCCYVRCPCCPQTCCCPEKAVMQHRMIREAQRAMVPWMNGQPLYAPISANASSQGVPILHSGSFSDYPVKQNFAMAPMQLSPIALQQQPLAPPPFHHVNGSLQGSSRASGQVLDYLENQVRGLEVGAPQMARYSAQHMPPLQLQLPPQPAPPAVPYTPGPPSMLSALDDLGARGLERRVITLPPIIQRVPSFSSRRGTGAGDGARLSSQSSGSTNRSAGRLLRNGRGYGDVSPPRRGILREYSDDSERESRGGRAPLRDSRNERVASVGRRGGGPRPRARSRDDLMEELRGRASRKERSYSPPQRRRESWSSEEEHDKKRKGGKWKDWPEKPPSYFSIESHVGQSNSRRTYNHLSDRSSRSSNSVVI from the exons ATGGGAAACACGATCCTGTTGGCGCTCCTGCTGGCTCACCTGCCGACAG AGCTGCTGTCCATCCAAGTGATTGTCCCGGAGACAGAGCGGAGAACAACGCTGTTTGCGTCGGTGATCCTGCGCTGCGACTTCTCGACCTCCGCCAACCCTCAGAACGTCCTGGTCACCTGGAGGTACAAGTCCTTCTGCAAAGACCCCGTGCTGGAGTACTATTCCACCG CCTACCAGGCCGCCCTGCAGCTGGGTCAGGACCCTGCCAACGACTGCCCGGATCGGCAGCGCACGATCCGGACGGTGATCCAGAAGAGTGGCCTTAGTGAGCCCATCCTGGGCGCCGACTACCGAGAACGCAGGATTACCATTCAAAACA AGGCTGACCTGGTGATCGGCGAGGTAATGTGGTGGGACAACGGCGTGTATTTCTGCAACATCGATGCTACCGGCGACACCTCGGGGGACTCCGACAGAGAAGTGAAACTCATCGTGTACC ACTGGCTGACCGTCCTGCTCATCATCCTCGGTGcgctgctcctcatcctcctcttcgccATATGTTGCTGCCAGTGCTGCCCTCAGAAGTGCTGCTGCTACGTCCGCTGCCCGTGCTGTCCGCAGACATGCTGCTGCCCTGAGAAAG ctgtgatgcagcacaggatgaTTCGAGAGGCTCAGAGGGCGATGGTTCCGTGGATGAACGGCCAACCCCTCTACGCTCCCATCAGCGCCAACGCCTCCTCGCAGGGCGTTCCTATCCTCCATTCAG GTTCATTTTCCGACTATCCCGTCAAACAGAACTTCGCCATGGCTCCCATGCAGCTGTCGCCCAtagccctgcagcagcagcctcttGCCCCGCCTCCTTTTCACCATGTGAATGGCAGCCTCCAAGGCAGCAGCCGTGCATCTGGCCAGGTGTTGGACTACTTAGAGAACCAAGTGAGGGGGCTTGAAGTGGGGGCACCCCAAATGGCTCGTTACAGCGCCCAACACATGCCCCCGTTGCAGCTGCAACTCCCGCCCCAGCCTGCCCCTCCAGCAGTCCCCTACACGCCCGGGCCCCCGAGTATGTTGTCAGCCCTGGATGACTTGGGGGCCAGAGGGCTCGAGAGAAGGGTGATCACCCTGCCTCCCATTATCCAGCGAGTACCGAGTTTCTCCTCGCGCAGGGGGACCGGAGCTGGAGATGGGGCCAGGTTGTCAAGCCAGTCCAGCGGGAGTACAAACCGCTCCGCAGGACGTCTCCTTCGCAACGGCCGGGGCTACGGAGACGTCTCTCCTCCCAGACGGGGGATTTTGCGCGAGTACAGCGATGACTCTGAGcgggagagcagaggaggaagagcccCGCTCAGGGACTCGAGGAACGAGAGGGTCGCATCTGtcgggaggagaggaggcggaccCAGGCCTCGTGCTCGTAGTCGCGACGACCTGATGGAGGAGCTGCGCGGCCGAGCCTCTAGGAAGGAGAGGAGCTATTCGCCTCCTCAGCGCCGTCGAGAATCCTGGAGTTCAGAAGAAGAACAcgacaagaaaagaaaaggaggcaaGTGGAAAGATTGGCCAGAGAAGCCCCCCAGCTACTTCTCCATAGAGAGCCATGTTGGACAGAGCAACAGCCGGAGGACCTACAACCACCTCTCT GATAGAAGCTCCCGTAGCAGCAACAGCGTAGTCATCTGa